The DNA window ATTCAATAGTGATGCTTTGTGACAATTAGGGTGGCTAGATATAACATCATTTTAATGAGAAAGACAAGGATCAAACGAAGGGCTTGATGTAGATACCAACGACGGGCCAAAATAGGGTCTAAGTGTCCCTACATCAAATGTGTTCTGCTTCAATTAGTTCGTGTGGTGGCAAATGACACTGGCATGATTTTTTCTTCCCTGCCTATCATGTGTgagaattctttttttttgaaaaaatggggaaatctaattttttctatttttatgtatCACAATAATCACAACATATCACATGTTTTCACACAAAAACAACTATTATCAATACCGCGAAAACTGCCATGATTATGGCCATTGATAAAGAAACCATAAGCGTATAATATCGCGTAGTTTGATCCCacgaaccgagacaatatgatttaaatttttgaattcaaatttatacgATTTCTCCATGATTATCTGTGATAATCGCTCTACCACCAGGCCGCAGCTTCTATTGCCAAAGTGAAACTCCGATGTCGGGAACGGGTGGGCGCCCAAATGCCCGGTCCTCCCGTGGAAGGTAAGCGGCCTGTGCAAGGCCCATCGTTGTCATCGGTAAAAACCAAAGCCCGAAAGGCAACGAACCGattcttccttctcttttccttttagcCACTGCTAGTGTCGGTGTCGACGTCGCGGCTGCACTGGTCGCTGGCACAAccacaccgccgccggcgctggcaGAAGAATCTTTTATCCAGGCCCGGTTCCGTGCGCCCCCGGTTTGACGTTCCGGCCCcgtctctcctccctcccggctACCCGCTCGCTTCACGCATCGTTCCTCTCGTCTCGCTCCGCGCTGCTCCCACTCCCACtgcttgaaataaataaacccGGGCGCGAGAGTTCGCCGATCCCCATTCCGATCCTGTCGCGGCTGATTTTATACGGGCTCtcccgccccgcgcgcgccgcagGCGATGGACCTCCCCGTGGTGGACCTCGCGCCGTACCTCAACCGcatcgccggcgaggaggaggaggaggaggagagggtgcGCGCGCTGTGCGCGGCGGTGAGCGCCAGCCTGCGGGACACGGGGGCGCTGCTGGTGAAGGACCCCCGCTGCTCCGCCGCGGACAACGACCGCTTCCTCGACGTCGTCGAGCGCTACTTCGCCCGATCCGCCGACTCCAAGCGCCTCCAGGAGCGCCCCAACCTCCACTACCAGGTAATCCTTGCTTCCGAGGTGAATTTTGGTGGGATCAAAGGCAAGGGGTTGGGgttaaaatttggtttctaAGTCCTGCTTATCAAGTAGATCAGTAGAGGTACTCGACTTGTTGGATCACGTTGTCTGCATTGTAAAATCGTCACGAGAATTCagatacaaaacatatatgataCCAACAGTAGCGCTGAACATGTAGTAGACGATGTCTAAATCTGCCCTGTTGTAATGTTGGTTTTGTTTCCATTTCAAATGTTAAGGTTGGTGTGACGCCTGAAGGTGTGGAGATACCTCGCAGCCTTGTTGACAAGGAGATGCAGGACAAGATCAAGGATATGCCGGAGGAGTTTCAGCCAGCCACCCCCAAGGGTCCAGACCCGAAATGGCGGTACATGTGGAGAGTGGGTCCTCGCCCGGCAAGTACTCGTTTTAAGGTTCAGACTGTTTACTTGGTCCTTTCAATTTTGGTGTGGATGTCTGAAAACTGGTGCATATCATGGTTGGTGGTTAACTGCGTTGTATACTGATTTGGAATAAACCTTGTTTAGGAGTTGAATTCAGAACCTGTTATCCCTGATGGATTGCCTGAGTGGAAGGAGACCATGGATTCCTGGGGTTCTAAAATGATTTCTGCAATTGAGGTACACGGATCATGCTTTACGTTTAATTTCAGAGTCCATGTTTTCGGCAGTCTATATTCCGTGTTGCTATGTTACATAAAAGTGGCTGTGTCATTGCGTAGGTTGTTTCTGAGATGGCCGCAGTTGGATTTGACTTGCCAAAGGATGCATTTACCTCTCTGATGAAGGAGGTAATGCTGTAACTCTCTGTACTCTTCTGTTGTAATTTGTTAATCTACTCAGAATCCAAGTTAATAGTGTCAGGTCCCAGCATTATGTTTACTCAGTAAACTTCTTTTGAAGAAAAGATCTCAGTGTGTTCACAGTTTCACACAACCTGTGttgtttttctaatattattcAGATCCATTCTGCATTCATCGAGTTGACATTGGTTGATTATTTGTGTGTTTTATAGGGACCACACCTCCTAGCACCAACTGGAAGTGACCTTGAGCGGCATGGTTCTGAGGGCACTGTTTTTGCTGGGTTCCATTATGATCTCAATTTCTTGACCATACATGGTCGAAGTAGATTTCCAGGCCTGAACATCTGGTTAAGGAATGGCAAAAAGATGGAAGTTAAGGTCCCTGTTGGCTGTCTTCTGATTCAATCAGGGAAACAGGTTAGCTTTGCCATTTTTACTGCTAGTATCTTAACTGGTTCATATTCATTCTTCAATGAAGGAGCATATTTATGCATATCGGTATTATTCAACTGTTTAAGTCTGATTATGCATACTGGTTGGGTTTCTGCGCAATTCTGGTTTTCATAATGAAATTGGTACTGTTGTCTCATAGAACCAAAgctttatttttgtatttgagTCTTCTTTGAAGTACCAACACTTGCAAAGTAGAAGCGGGATAGTAAAAGATGGGGTTTATTTCTTGTAACATGGATGTGATGAACACACACAAGCAAGTAAATTACATGTGATGCTTTTCTCTGCAGTTGGAATGGCTTACTGGTGGGGAGTGTCTAGCTGGAATGCATGAGGTAGTGGTAACCAAGAGAACATTGGAGGCTATAGCATTAGCAACAGAGCAAAATAGAAGCTTGTGGAGGGTTTCATCGACAGTAAGTACTCTGCATTGCTTTTCTATGCGGTTTTACTTCATGAGGCATTTCTAGCAATCCTACTTGATCTGGTGAATTATTGACTTGCCCATTTGTCTACTTGTGTACATAGCTGTTCGCACACATTGCTTCTGATGCCACTCTCAAGCCATTGGGCCACTTTGCTGAAGCATCCGATGCTCATAGTTACCCACCAATCTGCGCTGGGGAGTACGTCGAACAGGAACTATCTGTGATCAATCTGAAAGGAAATAATGGATTGTAGACACATTATGCAGATTGCTGGTCAAACTTACAATTAATCTGATCAGTAAACGGCACACAACAGCCCTAGCTGATACTTGTGTTTTCGTTCCTGGAGGCTCACACACTGACACTACTTGGGTACTCTGCACAGCTCGTTCATATTTATGCTTCAAACCTCTTGTTAAGATAGATTGTATCTCTTGAATGTACTAAACTGGTATCAATTgtgcaaataaaattatgatgTTTAACTTCCAAATTAGGTGTGTGAAATCTGCTTTGCAATCCATGGCCATGAGTTCCTACTTCAAATCCAACATGAAACTGTTATTCTTCTCCTAGCACAATCGAAAGTGCTCAAACTAAGTATGGCTGAAACAGAACACTATCCATCGGCCAAAATTATACTCTACGTAAGCTCTATCACACTACAATGCACTGCATTCTGCATAGTCTGTATGAACACAAAAGCCACCCATCGaaatatacatatgtacatCAACACCGAGCATAGCACTTCTGGACTTGCCCCCCTTCGTGTCCATCAGACCCAGTTGTTGGGCAG is part of the Oryza brachyantha chromosome 2, ObraRS2, whole genome shotgun sequence genome and encodes:
- the LOC102721425 gene encoding uncharacterized protein LOC102721425 — encoded protein: MDLPVVDLAPYLNRIAGEEEEEEERVRALCAAVSASLRDTGALLVKDPRCSAADNDRFLDVVERYFARSADSKRLQERPNLHYQVGVTPEGVEIPRSLVDKEMQDKIKDMPEEFQPATPKGPDPKWRYMWRVGPRPASTRFKELNSEPVIPDGLPEWKETMDSWGSKMISAIEVVSEMAAVGFDLPKDAFTSLMKEGPHLLAPTGSDLERHGSEGTVFAGFHYDLNFLTIHGRSRFPGLNIWLRNGKKMEVKVPVGCLLIQSGKQLEWLTGGECLAGMHEVVVTKRTLEAIALATEQNRSLWRVSSTLFAHIASDATLKPLGHFAEASDAHSYPPICAGEYVEQELSVINLKGNNGL